A single genomic interval of Camelina sativa cultivar DH55 chromosome 11, Cs, whole genome shotgun sequence harbors:
- the LOC104727069 gene encoding fructose-1,6-bisphosphatase, cytosolic, producing MQSLTLTRYPTPVSPPRLNLYPLRQIAVSVLSTPTAGINRREMASSRRESASFKSLAVGRTLTGGDDDGYCTLIDFAGANVGDDLVVLLYHLQHACKRIASLVASPFNSSLGKLSVKSSSSGSDRDAPKPLDIVSNDIVLSSLRNSGKVAVMASEEDDSPTWIKDDGPYVVVVDPLDGSRNIDASIPTGTIFGVYNRLVELDHLPVEEKAELNSLQRGNRLVASGYVLYSSATIFCITFGSGTGTHAFTLDHSTGEFVLTHQNIKIPTRGQIYSVNDARYFDWPEGLRKYIDTVRQGKGENPKKYSARYICSLVADLHRTLLYGGVAMNPRDHLRLVYEGNPLAFLVEQAGGKSSDGKRGILSIQPVKLHQRLPLFLGSVEDVAELESYGDVQQTVNPGYEV from the exons ATGCAATCTCTCACCTTAACTCGGTACCCAACTCCAGTTTCCCCGCCAAGACTCAATCTTTACCCGCTAAGACAAATCGCAGTTTCCGTTCTTTCAACTCCGACCGCCGGTATTAACCGTCGTGAGATGGCGTCGTCTCGCCGTGAGTCTGCTTCATTTAAGTCCCTCGCTGTTGGTCGGACTTTGACcggaggtgatgatgatggttacTGTACTCTCATAGACTTTGCAG GGGCAAATGTAGGAGATGATCTTGTGGTGTTGCTTTACCACTTACAACATGCCTGCAAAAGAATCGCTTCTCTTGTCGCCTCTCCTTTCAATTCTTCACTTGGGAAGCTCTCTGTTAAATCCTCCTCTAGTGGGTCAGACCGAGATGCGCCTAAGCCGCTCGATATTGTCTCG AACGATATAGTCTTGTCCTCTCTTAGAAACTCTGGGAAAGTAGCAGTAATGGCTTCCGAAGAAGACGATAGTCCAACTTGGATCAAAGATGATGGTCCTTACGTTGTGGTTGTAGATCCTCTAGATGGATCACGGAACATTGATGCTTCGATACCCACGGGAACTATATTCGGAGTTTACAATCGTCTCGTTGAGCTTGATCATTTACCTGTTGAAGAGAAAGCTGAACTCAACTCTTTGCAGAGAGGAAATAGGCTTGTTGCTTCCGGTTACGTGCTCTACTCTTCAGCCACTATATTCTGCATTACATTTGGCTCGGGAACAGGAACACACGCCTTCACGCTAGATCACTCAACAGGGGAATTTGTCCTTACCCATCAAAACATCAAGATCCCTACTCGAG GACAAATCTACTCAGTGAACGATGCGAGGTACTTCGATTGGCCAGAAGGTTTAAGGAAGTACATTGACACAGTGAGACAAGGCAAAGGTGAAAACCCGAAAAAATACTCGGCGCGTTACATCTGTTCTCTAGTGGCTGATCTTCACAGGACTCTCTTATACGGTGGAGTGGCTATGAATCCAAGAGACCATCTTCGTTTAGTCTATGAAGGAAACCCTTTGGCTTTTCTGGTAGAACAAGCTGGTGGCAAATCCTCCGACGGAAAAAGAGGGATACTTTCAATACAGCCGGTGAAGCTTCACCAAAGATTGCCTCTGTTTCTTGGGAGCGTAGAGGATGTTGCTGAGCTTGAAAGCTACGGAGATGTGCAGCAGACTGTGAATCCTGGCTATGAAGTTTAA
- the LOC104727070 gene encoding KH domain-containing protein HEN4-like, translating into MERNSFNFQTEKRSGAFDSGSGLGFSKRVKTHHTQPLPPLVVPVGHAAFRLLCPLPQVGAVIGKSGSVIKQLQQSTGAKIRVEEPPFGSPDRVITIIAQVNSKSRVKFGVSNNESEKEEEVEVSKAQGALIRVFELIAAEANSDTAVCRLLTESSHAGAVIGKGGQMVGSIRKETGCKIAIRTENLPMCADADDEMVEIEGSAIAVKKALVSISRCLQSCQSVEKIRVVGNRPLEKESQASLHRPIETIIQESLPRSVEVNPYDYRQRKDEMFLRGNLGRPNDVMPLPRDALHHRHIEVDLQGTLRRHIEADRQDSLRMHAEADRQDALRRHMEADRQDALRRHFDVDPRETLYRPSDVVRGDVSRQYRERDDSHDFLHRPFEMVQRRDTMGMAFESFPHDGFGRPTDTIPQETLSRPSADFLVHRYSTLDTHPHSINTSAPMTNAATSKPPLSEVDVVNQDVVFKILCSTENAGGVIGTGGKVIRMLHSETGAFINVGNTLADCEERLIAVTAPENPECQTSPAQKAIMLVFSRLFELATKKILDNGPMTSITARLVVPTSQIGCLLGKGGVIVSEMRKVTGATIQILKVEQNPKCVSENDQVVQIAGEFPNVREAIFHITSRLRDSFLSNSMKNSVTKSSSTLTTERIYHRQSDNPMSIGSHQSVSNPPTISSNLHRRSEDSFLNGSHFSVNYSRPVGIDPYIRPEDPFPDRFNPAAGYSPNFGRRFTVDHSNIPHHLTEAPSRLWVSPPPVAPRGLSDASGGLSSARAGQALGSGQKSAIVTNTTVEIRVPENAMSFVYGEHGYNLEQLKQISGARVIVHEPSLGTSDRIIVISGTPDQTQAAQNLLHAFILTGETSLSRKYNLN; encoded by the exons ATGGAGCGAAATAGCTTTAATTTTCAAACAGAGAAGAGATCTGGAGCGTTCGATTCAGGCTCAGGTTTGGGATTTTCGAAGAGGGTCAAAACGCATCACACGCAGCCGCTCCCGCCGCTGGTTGTGCCGGTGGGACACGCGGCGTTTCGATTGCTCTGCCCTTTGCCGCAAGTCGGTGCGGTGATTGGAAAATCTGGAAGCGTAATCAAACAGCTTCAACAATCAACCGGAGCTAAGATACGGGTCGAGGAGCCTCCGTTTGGATCTCCGGATCGGGTCATCACGATCATCGCACAAGTGAATTCGAAATCAAGGGTAAAATTTGGTGTTAGTAACAATGAGtcggagaaggaggaggaagttGAGGTATCTAAAGCACAAGGAGCTTTGATTAGAGTTTTCGAACTTATAGCGGCGGAAGCGAATAGTGATACGGCCGTGTGCCGATTGTTGACGGAGTCTAGCCATGCGGGTGCTGTGATAGGCAAAGGTGGTCAAATGGTGGGGAGTATTAGGAAAGAAACTGGCTGCAAAATTGCGATACGCACTGAGAATTTGCCCATGTGCGCTGACGCTGATGACGAGATGGTGGAG ATTGAAGGAAGTGCTATCGCTGTGAAGAAAGCTCTTGTATCTATCTCCCGCTGCCTGCAAAGTTGCCAATCAGTTGAAAAGATAAGGGTGGTTGGAAACAGACCCCTTGAAAAAGAGTCTCAAGCATCTTTGCATAGACCCATAGAAACAATCATTCAGGAGTCACTTCCTAGGTCCGTCGAAGTTAACCCTTACGATTATAGACAGAGAAAAGATGAGATGTTTCTTCGGGGCAATTTAGGTCGGCCTAATGATGTGATGCCGCTTCCACGTGATGCTTTGCATCATAGGCATATCGAGGTGGACCTTCAGGGTACTTTACGCAGGCATATTGAGGCAGACCGGCAAGATTCTTTACGCATGCATGCTGAGGCAGACCGACAGGATGCTTTACGCAGGCATATGGAGGCAGACCGGCAAGATGCTTTACGCAGGCATTTTGATGTGGATCCTCGAGAAACGTTATACAGGCCTTCTGATGTTGTCAGGGGAGATGTTTCTCGACAGTATAGAGAGAGGGATGATTCTCATGATTTCTTGCATAGGCCTTTCGAGATGGTTCAACGTCGTGATACTATGGGCATGGCTTTTGAGTCATTTCCACATGATGGTTTTGGAAGGCCTACTGACACAATCCCACAAGAAACTCTTAGTCGGCCAAGTGCTGATTTTCTTGTACATCGTTATTCAACTCTCGATACACATCCTCACAGCATAAATACGTCTGCTCCAATGACTAACGCTGCCACCAGTAAGCCACCTCTATCAGAAGTGGATGTTGTGAACCAAGATGTGGTTTTTAAGATACTTTGTTCCACTGAAAATGCTGGCGGAGTTATCGGGACTGGGGGTAAAGTTATCAGGATGCTTCATAGTGAAACAGGTGCCTTCATTAATGTGGGAAATACACTTGCTGACTGCGAAGAACGTTTGATTGCAGTAACTGCACCAGAG AACCCTGAATGTCAAACCTCGCCAGCCCAGAAAGCTATTATGCTTGTTTTTTCTAGACTATTTGAGCTTGCCACTAAAAAAATCCTAGACAATGGCCCAATGACATCTATCACTGCACGGCTTGTTGTCCCAACAAGCCAGATTGGTTGTTTGCTGGGAAAAGGAGGTGTTATTGTTTCGGAAATGCGGAAAGTGACTGGGGCAACgattcaaattttgaaagttgAGCAGAACCCGAAATGTGTTTCAGAGAATGATCAAGTGGTGCAG ATTGCAGGAGAGTTCCCTAATGTGAGAGAAGCCATTTTCCATATTACGAGCAGGCTGCGAGACAGTTTTCTCTCGAACTCAATGAAAAATTCGGTAACCAAGAGCAGTTCCACCTTAACTACAGAGAGAATCTACCATAGACAATCAGATAATCCTATGTCTATTGGGTCTCATCAATCCGTTAGTAATCCACCTACCATCTCTTCAAATCTGCACAGAAGATCTGAGGATTCCTTTTTAAATGGCTCTCATTTTTCAGTTAACTACTCCAGACCTGTTGGCATAGATCCTTACATAAGACCAGAAGACCCGTTTCCTGATAGGTTTAATCCCGCAGCAGGCTATTCTCCTAATTTTGGTCGGCGGTTCACCGTGGACCACAGTAATATCCCCCATCACTTGACTGAAGCCCCATCTCGTTTGTGGGTGTCCCCG CCACCGGTAGCTCCAAGAGGCTTATCTGATGCCAGTGGCGGATTATCTTCTGCAAGGGCTGGCCAGGCACTTGGCAG TGGACAAAAATCTGCCATCGTTACAAACACAACCGTGGAAATTAGAGTTCCAGAAAATGCTATGAGCTTTGTGTATGGAGAGCATGGCTACAATCTCGAGCAACTGAAACAG ATATCTGGTGCGAGGGTCATAGTACATGAACCTTCTCTAGGAACAAGTGACAGGATCATTGTCATATCTGGGACACCTGATCAAACCCAAGCTGCTCAAAACCTCCTTCATGCCTTCATCCTTACAGGGGAAACCTCATTGTCCAGAAAATACAACCTAAACTAG
- the LOC104727071 gene encoding uncharacterized protein C6C3.02c produces the protein MGRRSSGGRSAPRPRPAAARSPAPQSVNRAPPPATVPASGGGGGMFSGIGSTIAQGMAFGTGSAVAHRAVDSVMGPRTIQHEAVEAASASAAPAGSNMFSSSCDIHAKAFQDCIGSYGSEISKCQFYMDMLAECRKNSGSVIGA, from the exons ATGGGTCGCCGTAGCTCAGGAG GAAGATCTGCTCCTCGCCCTCGTCCTGCTGCTGCACGCAGCCCAGCTCCTCAATCTG TAAACCGTGCACCTCCCCCAGCTACAGTTCCGGCcagcggtggtggtggtggcatGTTCTCAGGCATTGGTTCAACCATTGCTCAGG GTATGGCTTTTGGTACTGGAAGTGCTGTTGCGCACAGGGCTGTTGATTCCGTGATGGGTCCACGAACCATTCAACATGAAGCCGTTGAGGCTGCTTCTGCATCTGCTGCTCCTGCTGGAAGCAACATGTTTTCTAGTTCTTGTGACATTCATGCTAAGGCTTTCCAAGAT TGCATCGGCAGCTATGGAAGCGAGATTAGCAAATGCCAGTTCTACATGGACATGTTGGCAGAGTGCAGGAAGAACTCTGGTTCCGTGATTGGTGCCTAG